GTATCGTTATCCCCAGTTAACCTTGCTCCATTTGGCTTTGGATTGGCTGAAACACACTGCCATGAACCAAAGACATTACCAGAGTTACCTATAGGAGCACTCAATCCAACCATATATGAATTAGCAGAAAACCCATTTGCAAATTCTGTAACTAGACGACTTAATCCAATCAAATCACGGAACCCAGCTACGTTAAGAGCACCAACCCATCCATCTATAGTTCTTGCGTACGCCATAGAAACTTTGGCAATTTCAAAGTCATAAGAACCACCAATAACATAAGAACGAGGACTTACATCAAAGTAAGTGTCACGAGCTACACGTCTCTTAGAACCATCTACCGCATCATAAGAAAAAGCAGCAGTCAAAGGACCATTGCTATAACGAATACCCGCTGTTATAGCCCTATCATTCTCTGCTGTCCTCCAATTAGACGCCTCTTCTGCAGAAAATGCATTATTAACAGTAACGCAATTAGTATCAGCAATTCTAGTATCTATACAAAAAGAATAACCAATGCCAAAATCAAACCCATTATAAGAAGGAGTTTGATACATGACCATATTATCATAGCGAAGAGCATTTGTAGGACCTATGCCCATGCCCATACTAGCCTGCTCAAATCCAGAATGAAAAGGATCTATGCCAGTAAAATATTTACTGGATATATTTGTCTGACGACCTAAATCTACTCGACCCCAAGAATCACTAGACAAACCGACTGTGGCTTGTCTTCCGAAAACACGACGTGTTTGCAAACCGTCACCATTTCCAGAATTGAAACCACCTTCTAAAACAAATTCAGCACGAAGACCAGAAGACAGATCTTCAGAGCCTTTTAATCCCCAGTGAGATCCACTCTGGGCACCTGATACTGGCCCAACACGACTAATCTCATGCCTTACCCCACGAAAATCACGGACCTCAACAGAATTTACATTTATGCCTGTATCAACTGTTCCGTATAAGTTCACAGATGTTTCTGCCTGAGCAACACTAGCAAAACTAGCAACTAAAGCAGCAGCGAGCAGAGTTTTTTTCATATAAAAAATCTCCAATAATTTGAGTGACAAGAGCGACACATAATTACACACAACACAAATTCCAAATTCAGTAAGTTGAATTTAGAAAAATTGCATCAAAATTTAGCTAGACTGGCCAAAATGTGCAATATAAAAATCAAAGAGCAACATAAAGCATGTTGTAACAACACAACATTATGAAACACTATAAACTTTCACTCACAATGTACAGACCAAGTTAATTAAAAACTAGCCAACCTTAATCAGTCTATACGAAATAATGCAAATTACAAATTTATAGATTCTAAACTCTTTACAAAAAAACAACAAAACAACAAATACTTCATCTAATAGATGACATCTATATGTTATTTGATTATTTCTGGTACCGACGGCGAGAATCGAACTCGCAAGGCTCTCGCCACTACCCCCTCAAGATAGCGTGTCTACCAATTCCACCACGTCGGCTTAATAAACAGATAACATGGATTCTACCACAACCA
The genomic region above belongs to Candidatus Kinetoplastibacterium blastocrithidii (ex Strigomonas culicis) and contains:
- a CDS encoding porin; the encoded protein is MKKTLLAAALVASFASVAQAETSVNLYGTVDTGINVNSVEVRDFRGVRHEISRVGPVSGAQSGSHWGLKGSEDLSSGLRAEFVLEGGFNSGNGDGLQTRRVFGRQATVGLSSDSWGRVDLGRQTNISSKYFTGIDPFHSGFEQASMGMGIGPTNALRYDNMVMYQTPSYNGFDFGIGYSFCIDTRIADTNCVTVNNAFSAEEASNWRTAENDRAITAGIRYSNGPLTAAFSYDAVDGSKRRVARDTYFDVSPRSYVIGGSYDFEIAKVSMAYARTIDGWVGALNVAGFRDLIGLSRLVTEFANGFSANSYMVGLSAPIGNSGNVFGSWQCVSANPKPNGARLTGDNDTMNIYSIGYTYDLSKRTNLYAYGSCASDYAFLYSAKSKVVGVGLRHRF